A stretch of the Argentina anserina chromosome 6, drPotAnse1.1, whole genome shotgun sequence genome encodes the following:
- the LOC126798417 gene encoding tropinone reductase homolog, translated as MAGFNSQRWSLKGMTALVTGGTKGIGYAIVEELAGLGATVHTCARNQEQINERVREWTNKGFKVSGSVCDLTSKSQREELMRTVSSKFDGKLNILVNNAATVTLRSTTDYALEDLSSMMSTNVESPYHLCQIAYHLLKASGNSSIVFVASIAGLKALPRLSAYAATKSAVIQISKNLACEWAKDGIRTNTVAPWAVNTGVKVENDDHSDDFRRLIGRTPIRRVAEPNEISSIVTFLCLPAASYINGQVVCVDGGFTVSGF; from the exons ATGGCAGGTTTCAACAGCCAAAGATGGTCTCTGAAGGGTATGACCGCCCTCGTCACTGGTGGAACGAAAGGCATTGG ATATGCCATTGTTGAAGAGCTTGCCGGACTAGGGGCGACGGTGCATACATGCGCTCGTAATCAAGAACAGATCAATGAGAGGGTTCGAGAATGGACGAACAAAGGTTTTAAAGTGAGCGGCTCAGTTTGTGACCTCACATCTAAGTCTCAAAGAGAGGAGCTCATGAGAACTGTGTCCTCTAAGTTTGACGGCAAACTTAACATCCTT GTAAACAATGCAGCAACAGTCACGCTAAGAAGTACCACAGATTATGCTCTGGAAGACTTGTCAAGTATGATGAGTACAAATGTTGAATCCCCCTACCATCTTTGTCAAATTGCATATCATCTCCTCAAGGCCTCTGGAAATAGCAGTATTGTTTTCGTTGCCTCCATTGCTGGCTTaaaagctctacctagactaTCTGCCTATGCTGCAACGAAGAGTGCCGTCATTCAGATTTCAAAGAACTTGGCCTGTGAATGGGCTAAAGACGGAATTCGAACAAACACTGTAGCACCTTGGGCTGTTAACACCGGAGTTAAAGTTGAAAAC GATGACCACTCTGACGACTTCAGAAGGCTAATAGGTCGAACGCCCATCCGTCGTGTTGCGGAACCTAATGAAATCTCATCCATCGTCACTTTTCTATGCCTTCCTGCTGCTTCTTATATCAATGGACAAGTTGTTTGTGTTGATGGAGGATTTACCGTCAGCGGTTTCTAG